A region of the Corticium candelabrum chromosome 4, ooCorCand1.1, whole genome shotgun sequence genome:
GCTTGAATTACTGCTAAGGCTGTGGTGGACGTCTACTTGATAAGTTCTGGATATCTTGAGAAGTAGTCAATGACAACAAGATAATGAGCTCCATTTAACTCCATCAAGTCCGTCCCACAACTTGCCAAGGAAAATCTGGTAACTGAGAAGTCATGAGTCGTTCAGTTCCTTGTGGATTCTCTTTTGCACATGTGGGGCATTGTTGCACCAATTGATGTATCTGTTGTGTTATCCTCGGCCACCAGACGGAGGTGTGTGGTCTCTGTCTGCAACGAACTATGCCCTGATGACCCTCATGAATTTTTGTCAGGACTTCTTTTCTGAGTTCGTCCAGAATCACTACACGGTTGTTTTATAGCAGTAGGTCGTTGTGTACCGTCAGTAGCGATCTTACTCTCCAAAACGGGATTAGAGAAGATTCCTCAGGACATTTGTCGGGCCATTGTGACTGACAGTACTGCATCACTTGGGCACACGTGGCATTTCTAGCTTGTGCTTCTCGGTACGTTGTAGTCTGTCCGTTGTAGTTGGTAAATTAGCAACTACCTCATTGATGAAGGTCTCAACGTCGTCCTGTAGAGAATCCTTCGTGATCTGTTCTTGTAGGGGTGCTCTTGACAACGTGTCAGCTGTATAAAGCAGTTTCCCAGGTACATGTTCAACCGTGAAGTCGTATCTCGCCAAACGAAgtctaaaacaaacaattcttGGCGGTAACCTGTCTAAGTGCTTAGTGCTAAGCAAAAGAACTAACGGCTTGTGGTCGGTGTCGATATGAAATTTGCGACCAAGTACGTAATCCTGAAACTTATTGCAAGACCGTGTTAATGACAAAGCTTCCTTTTTCAATTTGCGCGTAGCGCTTCTCAGTATCTGTCATGGACCGTGATGCGTATGCTATCGGCTTCCATTTATCTCCGGCTTCTTGAAGAAGAACCGCGCCTAGACCGTGTGATGACGCGTCAGCGAATACTTTCACCTTCTTTTGCGGATTGTACAGCTCCAGGACAGTAGGACGAGTCAATTCATCTTTGATTCTTGTGAATGCTTGCTCTTGTGGACGTTCCCATAACCATGAGCATCTCGTACTCAACAGCTCTCTCAAAGGTTGACTTATCTCTGAAAGATGTGGTAAAAATTTTCCCAATTGGTTTGCCATCTCCATAAAGCGGCGCTATTCTGATACGTTCTTGGGCTGTTCTAGGTCTTGGATAGCTTTCAGCCGTGCTGGATCCGCTCTAAGACCTTTGCCATCAATAATGTGACCAAGAAATTTGACGGTGTGTACCCCAAACTCACATTTTGCCTTATTTAGAGTTGCTCCTGCTGCTTTGCAGTCGTTGTAAGGCCGAAGTCAGTCGGTCGTCGTGTTCCGTTTGACTTGTTCCGAATATGAGAACATCGTCCATGTGACATAATACTCCAGGTAGTCCCGAAAAAATCTTGCTCATTCGCCGTTGGAAAAGCTCGGGCGCACTAGCGATGCCGAATGGTAACTTGTTGAAGCAGTACTGTCCGTGAGGAGTGACAAAGGTAGTCAGTAGCCTAGATTCCACCTCTAGAGGTATCTGCCAAAACCCACTATTAGCATCAATTTTGCTAAACGTTGTGGCTCCCGCCAATTGAGCAAGTGTGTCATCCACTTTGGGTATGGGGTAAATCTCTCGTAGTACATTCTCGTTGAGGGGTTTCATATCCACGCAAATCCGGACGTCTCCTGTCCTTTTCCTGACTACAACCATACCAGCGCACCATTCTGTGGGGTCTTCCACTTGTGAGATAACGCCAATCTTTTCCATTCGATCTAGTTCTTCTTTGACTTGTTGTCTGAGAGAAATTGGAACACTCCGGGGGGTGTACAGCGCATAGGGCTTGGCTCCCTCTCTAAGCTTGATTTTGTATGGATCACCAAGATTACCCAGTCCCTGAAGAACTTTGGGAAATCGGTCTGGTATGGTGGTTCCTACACTGGTCGCTTGGATCCTGTGAACAAGTTGTAACGATGTGATAGCCGGTAACCCTAGTAAATTGGTTTTCAATCTCTGGACAACGAAGATAGTCTCCTCTGATGTCTTGTTATTCACTGATAGTGTACTTGTGAATTGTCCCAATGTCCGAAGAGCTGTAGATGTTGGTCCATACAAGGCTTTGGACGGTTTCTGCAACTTTGGCGTTTCTAACATTCTATGTGCCTCTTCTGTGATCACTGTCACCCCCGCCCCCGTATCTAACTTGAATGTTAGCTCTTTGCCTCCTACTGAAATTTTTGAAGACCATGTGATCCTTTTGGATACGTTCACTGGAAATACAGAGGCTCCGTCTCGACTCTCACTGTCCACAGTTTCGATTGTCTTCGAGAAACATTGAGCTCCAAAGTGACCCTTTCGGTTACACTTTGAACACCTGGCTTGTCTTGCTGGACAGTGGGCTTCTTTAGCATGATATCTTCCGCAGCGCTTACATTGGTGTCTCGCAGGTGGGGTTGCTGACTTTGACCGTCCGCCGCCAAACtggtgtctgcttgcttgcgaTTTGCCACCTGTGGTGCCGCTTTTACCGCCTGCTGTGCCGCTTTTAGCGCCGTTTCGCACTTGCTCTATGACGATTGGATGGTCCTTGCTGCCGTCACCTTGCAGATGTTTATGCTGTTCTTTCACGgcttctctctgtcttgtaGATCGTTTGACCTTCTCCAACGTAAGCTCAGCGTCACACTGTAGACGTTCTGATAGCGCCTGGTCTCTTATGCCAACGACAATTCTGTCCCTCAGCATTTCCTGTTGCAAACCTCCGTATTCGCATGTCTCGACCAGTTCGTACAAAGCTGTGATATACTGCTCGATAGACTCTCCCTCTAACTGATTTCGTCGATTGAAGCGCGCTCTCTCGTAGATCACGTTGCGACGTATGCGGAAAAATTCTTCGAATTTAGCAATAACCTCATCGTActtctttttgttgtcttccGTGATGTTGGTGGAAGATAGGACTCCCTCTGCGTCCTCTTCCATGCAGTAGAGTAACGTGGACACTTGACGTACTTCGTCCGCGTCTGCCAGGCCTGAAGCGATTCGAAACTGTGTGAATCTTCTCTTCCACCTCGGCCAGTCATCTGGCTGCCGAGAGTTGAAAAGAGCTGGTGGTTCGAGTCGTATGAGTCCCACTCCTGTCGCCATGTGGTGCTATACGGTTTGTATTTACTCTACTCAACACACTAGAACTCAACACACTAGAACTCAACACACTACGAAGACATACTACGAAGATACAAtagttacgcatgcgtgtcacTACGCTATTAATAGAGTCACTCCACACCGCACTCCCTGATACACGCATACACATCAATGCTCCTACAGCGATCTCCAGTTGCACGTTGAGAACTGCAGGCTCCTAGACCCATCTATGCCTGCAGCTGAGTCTGCAATCGTCTCCAACTAATGTTGGAGTGAATCTCCTTCGTACATCAACGACGTCAGGCTGGTCAACAGATTGCATGGTTAGGTACTAGACTTCACTCACAAAACGACGCCTAGAGACGAGTATTCAGTAATATCAATTGCTTGAAATGTTGTCACGGTTTAGGACGGCGAGGAAAgcacaagggtacacaaatcaccggggtccgaaatcaccagcagctttgcatcatggccggtgatatgtgtatgtacccgacatgaggtctggagcatcgagtcgacggtctggaatcgcgaACAAAGCGCGAGGGTACACAATCACCGGGTGCACAAATCCCCGTAACATCGGCTCAGGAGTCTAggtgagtacctggtcattgagtGGAGTGGCAAAGGCCCCAACTGCGACAAattccatcagccactggggtcccggtgggactttgggtctccacaccacagttggcgtcgcagttgcatggtgctcctgcgagtacctgggcAGGCTCCAGAAGATTGCTCAGCACGgtccatagctcctgcgtagtgcacaggaacccagccaactgactgggggcgtaaccgtaacgaatggcagctccttagccatttgcgtgcgtgcgtgtgtgtgtgtgtgtgtgtgtgtgtgtgtgtgtgtgtgtgtgtgtgtgtgtgtgtgtgtgtgtatgtgcgcgtgcatttacagtatatatatatatatatatatatagtaaaaaacgtttacaaatttaaattgCCTAGAACTGCGCAAGCGACGACCAAAGCGAGTTAGTggtgtagctagggattgggACGGACGAGTCTGAACTGTCGCAACCTTTCTCGACTTCTTCATGCTTATCATCGCCATTTGTGTCTTGACCTTCGACTCCTACAATATCCAAGATGTTTCATCTGACTCTAATTCTTTACACTCGCTGTCATATCGGAGGGTGAGAAAATTCTTAAATCAACTGCATCTGGTACAAGTAAAATGGCTAAAAAAACAAAAGAAGGGAGAAGATGCTGAAAAAGGCTAGTAGAAGAAAACGACTACTATATTGCAGTTGACAGTAGACTCATTGAAAGAGATTGAAATTGAGTGATGGTCAGTTGAACTTACTGCATGGAAGCTGAACGTTTAACTATTCTTGGTGCAGATGCATTCGCATCTTATGACTGGCCGGTTTTTTTGCACATTGACAAATGCGAAATATTCGACACCTGCTCTCAAAAATACTGGAGAGCGTTAACAAGTCTTACCAAACTCTATGGCATAGTTGAAGAAAGAGGGGAGGAAAagcaagcagaagaagaagaagaagaagaagaagaagaagaaga
Encoded here:
- the LOC134178513 gene encoding uncharacterized protein K02A2.6-like, whose amino-acid sequence is MATGVGLIRLEPPALFNSRQPDDWPRWKRRFTQFRIASGLADADEVRQVSTLLYCMEEDAEGVLSSTNITEDNKKKYDEVIAKFEEFFRIRRNVIYERARFNRRNQLEGESIEQYITALYELVETCEYGGLQQEMLRDRIVVGIRDQALSERLQCDAELTLEKVKRSTRQREAVKEQHKHLQGDGSKDHPIVIEQVRNGAKSGTAGGKSGTTGGKSQASRHQFGGGRSKSATPPARHQCKRCGRYHAKEAHCPARQARCSKCNRKGHFGAQCFSKTIETVDSESRDGASVFPVNVSKRITWSSKISVGGKELTFKLDTGAGVTVITEEAHRMLETPKLQKPSKALYGPTSTALRTLGQFTSTLSVNNKTSEETIFVVQRLKTNLLGLPAITSLQLVHRIQATSVGTTIPDRFPKVLQGLGNLGDPYKIKLREGAKPYALYTPRSVPISLRQQVKEELDRMEKIGVISQVEDPTEWCAGMVVVRKRTGDVRICVDMKPLNENVLREIYPIPKVDDTLAQLAGATTFSKIDANSGFWQIPLEVESRLLTTFVTPHGQYCFNKLPFGIASAPELFQRRMSKIFSGLPGVLCHMDDVLIFGTSQTEHDDRLTSALQRLQSSRSNSK